CTCCTCAACCAGGACCCGGCGCTGGCCTCCGCGCGGCTGCTGCGCGCGCGCTACTTCCTGGTCAGCGGCTTCCCGGACCTGGCCGAGTCCGACCTGAACGCCGTGAAGGGAGCTGACGCGGAGCGGCCGGAGGTGGTGACGCTGCGCGCACGGGTGCTGCTGGCCCTGGGCCGGGCCGCGGACGCGGAGGAGGCCCTGCGCAAGCTGGTGGAGGCGCAGCCGCAGAACGCCGACGCGCTGGCGTGGCTGGCGGAGTCGGTGCGGGTGCAGGGGCGCCGCGCGGATGCGCAATCCCTGGTGGACCAGGCGCTCCAGCTCAACCCCCGGCTGGCCCGGGCGCAGTACGTGCGCGGGCGCTCGCTGGAGGAGCAAGGGGACCGCCGCGGCGCGGAGGAGGCCTACCGCTTCGCGCTGTCCGCGGAGCCCCGCTTTGCGCCCGTTCACGCCCGGATGTGGCGCATCCACTTGAATGCGGACCGCATCACGGACGCGGAGACGTCGCTGGAGCTGCTGCTCAGCATGAGCGAGGCCACCATCGAGGAGAAGGCCCAGCTCGCCGCCCTCTACGCGCGGATGCAGACGAAGGTGACGCAGGGCCTCAAGCTCATCGACGAGGCCCTGAAGCGGGAGCCGGAGAACCCGGACTACCTCCGCACCCAGAAGGCGCTGAACGCGCTGCTGCCGAAGCCCAAGAAGAAGTCCTCGGGCCCGATCATCATCCGCGGCCGCCGCTGACCACCGCCAGCGGCGCGGCCTCCGGCCCGGGAAGGCCCGGGGCATCCGCCACCACGCGCTCCAGGGCCTTGAGGCCCTTGCGCTGGCCCACTGCCACCACCGTGAGGTTTTCCCGGTTGAAGTAGCGCCGGGCCACCTCGCGCACGCGCGCGGCGGACT
The sequence above is a segment of the Myxococcus virescens genome. Coding sequences within it:
- a CDS encoding tetratricopeptide repeat protein, which encodes MHRLFRIRPWTLALLPLLACKEPEVAAAENQAKRAQAALTEARGHLSSGQANAALAALSRAATAAPDNPEPHLLMAQAHRMAGNEGAAILALKQAASMSPGSDPTIQRQLADIYLQQGLTKDALAALITMRDAGNLPDADVLRLARIQAREGMIDAAFKTLENILRENPDDAEAKSVEAEVLWLKGDELLAANLMDRLLNQDPALASARLLRARYFLVSGFPDLAESDLNAVKGADAERPEVVTLRARVLLALGRAADAEEALRKLVEAQPQNADALAWLAESVRVQGRRADAQSLVDQALQLNPRLARAQYVRGRSLEEQGDRRGAEEAYRFALSAEPRFAPVHARMWRIHLNADRITDAETSLELLLSMSEATIEEKAQLAALYARMQTKVTQGLKLIDEALKREPENPDYLRTQKALNALLPKPKKKSSGPIIIRGRR